One genomic window of Vigna radiata var. radiata cultivar VC1973A unplaced genomic scaffold, Vradiata_ver6 scaffold_154, whole genome shotgun sequence includes the following:
- the LOC106752516 gene encoding UDP-URONIC ACID TRANSPORTER 1, which produces MSTHGSYSMRSKASFENEGKATVKESGGGGSGGKNGKTMSSNSKENLFICFLVTLWYSSNIGVILLNKYLLSNYGFKFPIFLTMCHMSACAVFSYISIVFFKVVPQQMIKSRSQFMKIATLSLVFCASVVGGNISLRYLAVSFNQAVGATTPFFTAVFAYLATLKREAWVTYAALVPVVAGVVIASGGEPGFHLFGFVMCLSATAARAFKSVLQGLLLSSEGEKLNSMNLLLYMSPIAILVLLPAALIMEPNVVDVTLTLTKDHKSMWLLLFLNSTTAYAANLTNFLVTKHTSALTLQVLGNAKGAVAVVISILLFRNPVTIVGMGGYTITVMGVAAYGETKRRFR; this is translated from the exons ATGAGCACACATGGTTCTTACAGCATGAGATCCAAAGCCTCCTTTGAAAATGAAGGCAAGGCCACGGTGAAAGAAAGTGGG GGAGGAGGGAGTGGAGGGAAGAACGGGAAGACAATGTCCTCCAACAGCAAGGAGAATCTGTTCATATGTTTTCTGGTGACACTTTGGTACTCTTCAAACATTGGTGTGATCCTTCTCAACAAGTACCTGCTTTCAAACTATGGGTTCAAATTCCCCATCTTCCTCACAATGTGCCACATGTCAGCCTGTGCTGTTTTCAGCTATATCTCCATTGTGTTCTTCAAGGTGGTGCCTCAGCAAATGATCAAATCGAGGTCCCAGTTCATGAAGATTGCAACTTTGAGTCTTGTCTTCTGTGCCTCTGTGGTGGGTGGCAACATATCCCTCAGGTACCTCGCCGTGTCCTTCAACCAGGCGGTCGGGGCAACCACACCCTTTTTCACTGCTGTCTTTGCCTATTTGGCTACCCTTAAGAGAGAAGCTTGGGTTACGTATGCTGCCCTTGTTCCTGTTGTTGCTGGGGTTGTCATTGCAAGTGGG GGTGAGCCAGGGTTTCACTTATTTGGATTCGTTATGTGCCTAAGTGCTACCGCTGCAAGAGCTTTCAAGTCTGTCCTTCAGGGCCTTTTACTTTCTTCTGAAGG GGAAAAGTTGAACTCGATGAATTTGCTCCTTTACATGTCTCCAATCGCCATCCTAGTTTTGTTGCCTGCAGCTCTTATCATGGAACCCAATGTGGTAGATGTGACACTCACGCTTACAAAGGACCATAAATCTATGTggcttcttctttttcttaactCTACCACAGCTTATGCAGCAAACTTAACAAACTTCTTGGTGACCAAACATACTAGTGCTCTCACACTCCAG GTGTTAGGCAATGCAAAAGGTGCAGTGGCTGTTGTAATCTCCATACTGCTATTCAGAAACCCTGTGACTATTGTGGGCATGGGTGGATACACAATTACTGTGATGGGAGTAGCTGCATATGGGGAAACAAAAAGGAGGTTTAGATGA